In Ictalurus furcatus strain D&B chromosome 23, Billie_1.0, whole genome shotgun sequence, a single window of DNA contains:
- the lipib gene encoding lipase member H isoform X3 — translation MDMMTVYDLFSPPYPVEGHGAATCWKGEDKECDNFSDVNFHEAFIGTNLYVRLLLYTRTNLDCGLELPHHNFTKVPLFHVTRPTTFVIHGYRPTGAPPIWINHITRLLAEQADMNVLVVDWNRGAANLNYFTAVANTRRTATNITAFIRRMTDEGACLDSIHLIGVSLGAHVAGFIGAMLGGQVGRITGLDPAGPMFAGVPPEERLDPTDAQFVDVLHTDMNSFGLQGANGHIDFYANGGLDQPGCPKTIFSGKSYFVCDHQRSVFLYLCSLNRTCRLTAFPCSTYTDFINGQCSRCEAFKPASCPVLGYDLSQWRDRLLKLGQTKVYFSTTAEPPYRKTSYIVDTVTWNQYRRWGLVILRFLNGKNVTETRIDHKPLRFEQHTSMRLLAQFDEDLYPVRKISFRIVTANVIGPQYKIRLLRITITPLDLPERPPMCRYDLVMEENMDVTFKPLSCDESHL, via the exons ATGGATATGATGACGGTCTACGACCTTTTTAGTCCACCCTATCCTGTAGAAGGACATGGAGCTGCAACATGCTGGAAAG GCGAAGACAAAGAGTGCGACAACTTCTCCGACGTGAACTTCCATGAGGCGTTCATTGGAACCAACCTGTACGTGCGTCTGCTCCTGTACACACGCACCAACCTGGACTGCGGCCTTGAGCTTCCTCACCACAACTTCACCAAAGTGCCGCTGTTCCATGTGACCCGACCCACCACCTTCGTCATCCACGGCTACCGGCCCACCGGCGCGCCCCCCATCTGGATCAACCACATCACGCGGCTGCTGGCCGAGCAGGCCGACATGAACGTCCTGGTGGTGGACTGGAACCGTGGAGCTGCCAACCTGAACTACTTCACCGCCGTGGCAAACACACGCCGCACCGCCACCAACATCACCGCCTTCATACGCAGGATGACC gATGAGGGAGCGTGTCTCGACTCGATCCATCTCATAGGAGTGAGTCtgggtgcacatgtggctgggTTTATAGGAGCTATGCTGGGAGGCCAAGTGGGACGAATCACAG GTCTGGACCCCGCCGGCCCAATGTTTGCAGGCGTGCCTCCTGAGGAGCGTCTGGATCCGACCGACGCTCAGTTTGTAGACGTCTTACACACAGACATGAACT CATTTGGCCTCCAAGGAGCTAATGGTCATATTGATTTCTATGCCAATGGAGGACTAGACCAGCCTGGCTGCCCCAAGACCATCTTCTCAG GAAAGTCCTACTTTGTTTGCGACCACCAGCGCTCTGTTTTTCTCTATCTGTGCTCTCTAAACCGCACCTGTCGCCTCACTGCTTTTCCCTGCTCCACCTACACCGACTTCATCAACGGCCAGTGCTCGCGGTGTGAGGCCTTTAAACCAGCATCCTGCCCTGTTCTGG GATATGACTTGAGCCAGTGGAGGGACAGACTGTTGAAACTAGGACAGACGAAAGTCTACTTCTCGACCACAGCAGAGCCGCCATACAGAA AGACAAGCTACATCGTGGACACGGTTACGTGGAATCAGTACCGGCGATGGGGGTTAGTTATCCTTCGCTTCCTCAACGGCAAAAACGTAACAGAGACAAGGATCGACCA TAAGCCGCTGCGCTTCGAGCAACACACGTCCATGCGACTGCTCGCCCAGTTTGACGAGGACTTGTATCCGGTTCGGAAGATCTCCTTCCGGATCGTCACTGCAAACGTGATCGGACCGCAATATAAGATTCGCCTCCTTCGCATTACGATTACGCCACTGGATTTGCCAGAGAG GCCTCCGATGTGCCGATACGACCTGGTCATGGAGGAGAACATGGACGTGACCTTTAAACCGCTCTCGTGTGACGAGTCTCATCTGTAA
- the lipib gene encoding lipase member H isoform X1, with translation MLCLRQIQLIAVSSFSTFCLVTMALWWFLVLVGFFLLGRGVRNSLVGHNFTTPCNHLTLLGGQAGGTEVSMQRERERGEDKECDNFSDVNFHEAFIGTNLYVRLLLYTRTNLDCGLELPHHNFTKVPLFHVTRPTTFVIHGYRPTGAPPIWINHITRLLAEQADMNVLVVDWNRGAANLNYFTAVANTRRTATNITAFIRRMTDEGACLDSIHLIGVSLGAHVAGFIGAMLGGQVGRITGLDPAGPMFAGVPPEERLDPTDAQFVDVLHTDMNSFGLQGANGHIDFYANGGLDQPGCPKTIFSGKSYFVCDHQRSVFLYLCSLNRTCRLTAFPCSTYTDFINGQCSRCEAFKPASCPVLGYDLSQWRDRLLKLGQTKVYFSTTAEPPYRKTSYIVDTVTWNQYRRWGLVILRFLNGKNVTETRIDHKPLRFEQHTSMRLLAQFDEDLYPVRKISFRIVTANVIGPQYKIRLLRITITPLDLPERPPMCRYDLVMEENMDVTFKPLSCDESHL, from the exons ATGTTGTGTCTCAGACAAATTCAGCTCATTGCAGTGTCGTCCTTTTCAACTTTTTGTCTGGTAACGATGGCTCTTTGGTGGTTTCTGGTTCTGGTGGGCTTCTTCTTGCTTGGCAGAG GGGTCAGAAATTCTTTAGTTGGACACAACTTTACTACCCCCTGTAATCACCTTACACTTCTCGGAGGTCAGGCGGGAGGGACTGAGGTcagcatgcagagagagagagagagag GCGAAGACAAAGAGTGCGACAACTTCTCCGACGTGAACTTCCATGAGGCGTTCATTGGAACCAACCTGTACGTGCGTCTGCTCCTGTACACACGCACCAACCTGGACTGCGGCCTTGAGCTTCCTCACCACAACTTCACCAAAGTGCCGCTGTTCCATGTGACCCGACCCACCACCTTCGTCATCCACGGCTACCGGCCCACCGGCGCGCCCCCCATCTGGATCAACCACATCACGCGGCTGCTGGCCGAGCAGGCCGACATGAACGTCCTGGTGGTGGACTGGAACCGTGGAGCTGCCAACCTGAACTACTTCACCGCCGTGGCAAACACACGCCGCACCGCCACCAACATCACCGCCTTCATACGCAGGATGACC gATGAGGGAGCGTGTCTCGACTCGATCCATCTCATAGGAGTGAGTCtgggtgcacatgtggctgggTTTATAGGAGCTATGCTGGGAGGCCAAGTGGGACGAATCACAG GTCTGGACCCCGCCGGCCCAATGTTTGCAGGCGTGCCTCCTGAGGAGCGTCTGGATCCGACCGACGCTCAGTTTGTAGACGTCTTACACACAGACATGAACT CATTTGGCCTCCAAGGAGCTAATGGTCATATTGATTTCTATGCCAATGGAGGACTAGACCAGCCTGGCTGCCCCAAGACCATCTTCTCAG GAAAGTCCTACTTTGTTTGCGACCACCAGCGCTCTGTTTTTCTCTATCTGTGCTCTCTAAACCGCACCTGTCGCCTCACTGCTTTTCCCTGCTCCACCTACACCGACTTCATCAACGGCCAGTGCTCGCGGTGTGAGGCCTTTAAACCAGCATCCTGCCCTGTTCTGG GATATGACTTGAGCCAGTGGAGGGACAGACTGTTGAAACTAGGACAGACGAAAGTCTACTTCTCGACCACAGCAGAGCCGCCATACAGAA AGACAAGCTACATCGTGGACACGGTTACGTGGAATCAGTACCGGCGATGGGGGTTAGTTATCCTTCGCTTCCTCAACGGCAAAAACGTAACAGAGACAAGGATCGACCA TAAGCCGCTGCGCTTCGAGCAACACACGTCCATGCGACTGCTCGCCCAGTTTGACGAGGACTTGTATCCGGTTCGGAAGATCTCCTTCCGGATCGTCACTGCAAACGTGATCGGACCGCAATATAAGATTCGCCTCCTTCGCATTACGATTACGCCACTGGATTTGCCAGAGAG GCCTCCGATGTGCCGATACGACCTGGTCATGGAGGAGAACATGGACGTGACCTTTAAACCGCTCTCGTGTGACGAGTCTCATCTGTAA
- the lipib gene encoding lipase member H isoform X2, which produces MLCLRQIQLIAVSSFSTFCLVTMALWWFLVLVGFFLLGRGEDKECDNFSDVNFHEAFIGTNLYVRLLLYTRTNLDCGLELPHHNFTKVPLFHVTRPTTFVIHGYRPTGAPPIWINHITRLLAEQADMNVLVVDWNRGAANLNYFTAVANTRRTATNITAFIRRMTDEGACLDSIHLIGVSLGAHVAGFIGAMLGGQVGRITGLDPAGPMFAGVPPEERLDPTDAQFVDVLHTDMNSFGLQGANGHIDFYANGGLDQPGCPKTIFSGKSYFVCDHQRSVFLYLCSLNRTCRLTAFPCSTYTDFINGQCSRCEAFKPASCPVLGYDLSQWRDRLLKLGQTKVYFSTTAEPPYRKTSYIVDTVTWNQYRRWGLVILRFLNGKNVTETRIDHKPLRFEQHTSMRLLAQFDEDLYPVRKISFRIVTANVIGPQYKIRLLRITITPLDLPERPPMCRYDLVMEENMDVTFKPLSCDESHL; this is translated from the exons ATGTTGTGTCTCAGACAAATTCAGCTCATTGCAGTGTCGTCCTTTTCAACTTTTTGTCTGGTAACGATGGCTCTTTGGTGGTTTCTGGTTCTGGTGGGCTTCTTCTTGCTTGGCAGAG GCGAAGACAAAGAGTGCGACAACTTCTCCGACGTGAACTTCCATGAGGCGTTCATTGGAACCAACCTGTACGTGCGTCTGCTCCTGTACACACGCACCAACCTGGACTGCGGCCTTGAGCTTCCTCACCACAACTTCACCAAAGTGCCGCTGTTCCATGTGACCCGACCCACCACCTTCGTCATCCACGGCTACCGGCCCACCGGCGCGCCCCCCATCTGGATCAACCACATCACGCGGCTGCTGGCCGAGCAGGCCGACATGAACGTCCTGGTGGTGGACTGGAACCGTGGAGCTGCCAACCTGAACTACTTCACCGCCGTGGCAAACACACGCCGCACCGCCACCAACATCACCGCCTTCATACGCAGGATGACC gATGAGGGAGCGTGTCTCGACTCGATCCATCTCATAGGAGTGAGTCtgggtgcacatgtggctgggTTTATAGGAGCTATGCTGGGAGGCCAAGTGGGACGAATCACAG GTCTGGACCCCGCCGGCCCAATGTTTGCAGGCGTGCCTCCTGAGGAGCGTCTGGATCCGACCGACGCTCAGTTTGTAGACGTCTTACACACAGACATGAACT CATTTGGCCTCCAAGGAGCTAATGGTCATATTGATTTCTATGCCAATGGAGGACTAGACCAGCCTGGCTGCCCCAAGACCATCTTCTCAG GAAAGTCCTACTTTGTTTGCGACCACCAGCGCTCTGTTTTTCTCTATCTGTGCTCTCTAAACCGCACCTGTCGCCTCACTGCTTTTCCCTGCTCCACCTACACCGACTTCATCAACGGCCAGTGCTCGCGGTGTGAGGCCTTTAAACCAGCATCCTGCCCTGTTCTGG GATATGACTTGAGCCAGTGGAGGGACAGACTGTTGAAACTAGGACAGACGAAAGTCTACTTCTCGACCACAGCAGAGCCGCCATACAGAA AGACAAGCTACATCGTGGACACGGTTACGTGGAATCAGTACCGGCGATGGGGGTTAGTTATCCTTCGCTTCCTCAACGGCAAAAACGTAACAGAGACAAGGATCGACCA TAAGCCGCTGCGCTTCGAGCAACACACGTCCATGCGACTGCTCGCCCAGTTTGACGAGGACTTGTATCCGGTTCGGAAGATCTCCTTCCGGATCGTCACTGCAAACGTGATCGGACCGCAATATAAGATTCGCCTCCTTCGCATTACGATTACGCCACTGGATTTGCCAGAGAG GCCTCCGATGTGCCGATACGACCTGGTCATGGAGGAGAACATGGACGTGACCTTTAAACCGCTCTCGTGTGACGAGTCTCATCTGTAA
- the zgc:112982 gene encoding serine/arginine repetitive matrix protein 5, producing MSRQHSRSPLHSRPSTLLGRRDGYYGEQYHALVRSDLWRGSENVDNRTVEGGLRWDSGSSQEVEQVDHWAKFIEAIGRAGKRKASSSMSRYHDQDGVQSFEEDSGRSPRQLPRERLSSPEASHYGVETLQRIQSPGQRRTAHDAGLVDRHCSRSSSPRHSQAKRHDRAEHGYHNEEREDRYERSSYSERSLKSNYTAHELHFKEYQDLDPREGYTVSPRGFSPHCAPVIVEHDHGIPKDDARIHNPGRDRERQRSRDPARERGHPRNRDPSRDRVCPRSRDPVRDRERPRSRDLGRDREQPRSSGPVRDQEHPMSRDPVSQRAQPRSGGPVREHPRSRDPPSRQEHPRSRDLVRDREQPRSGGPVRHQEHPRSRDPIKDRDRPRSRDPQRTTDLSRDRDYAKSSELQRGRDPTRGRESSRSQERYKHGSDYNHHAGTSHDGSSSSSNYHVREDARFRTSSAERGSPLLGLQHHKEQPRMGSLSRELHGQRAVDDTDFRMDESNRARASIHDWEEEMQTRGSHGGVLRQGDVLKRNAQHRSPSYPGTRMDFAETLKIKVDMSRPVGQSSQLGYSSERQLSLDLVNVGRQRLDFLPMLEHSGTFRETPMHSGTFAQEIITLVHQVKENYFQGYGVTLNERFSNEQEYSMVDEFAEDEQETEGLVNRPLSSTSLDTQIFCKIAPMQSQRKPHVPAPGDLRHDLERKRQERLEGVKITIAGGSFSQILPQSQENESTYVVDEDPRETGWSEEAPQRTEHWNDPRPKRPAQNFTAKRNRVRNRPGQRTKRNANNGARW from the exons ATGTCACGGCAACATTCAAGATCCCCTCTACATTCAAG ACCCTCGACGCTGCTCGGAAGGCGTGACGGATATTACGGTGAGCAGTACCACGCGTTGGTGCGTTCCGATCTGTGGAGAGGTTCAGAAAATGTTGACAACAGAACCGTGGAAGGAGGCCTACGCTGGGATAGCGGGTCCTCTCAAGAAGTGGAGCAGGTTGACCACTGGGCCAAGTTCATCGAGGCTATCGGTCGTGCTGGAAAGCGGAAAGCTTCGTCGTCCATGTCGAGGTACCATGACCAGGACGGCGTCCAGAGTTTCGAAGAGGACTCGGGACGCTCTCCGAGACAGCTGCCTAGGGAGAGGTTGTCTTCCCCGGAAGCTTCGCACTACGGCGTGGAAACGCTTCAGAGGATTCAGTCTCCAGGCCAGAGGAGGACCGCGCACGATGCCGGTCTCGTAGACCGGCACTGTTCAAGAAGTTCCAGTCCTAGACATTCACAAGCGAAGAGACACGACAGAGCGGAACATGGATATCACAATGAAGAACGCGAAGATAGATATGAAAGAAGCTCCTATAGCGAGAG GTCACTGAAGTCAAATTATACGGCGCACGAACTACATTTTAAAGAATACCAAGATTTGGATCCACGTGAGGGATATACTGTGTCGCCTAGGGGTTTCAGTCCACATTGTGCCCCTGTTATAGTGGAGCATGATCATGGAATCCCAAAAGACGATGCAAGGATCCACAATCCAGGTAGGGACAGAGAACGTCAGAGGAGCCGTGATCCGGCTAGGGAGCGAGGGCATCCGAGGAACCGCGATCCAAGTAGAGACCGAGTGTGTCCAAGGAGTCGTGATCCGGTTAGGGACCGAGAGCGTCCAAGGAGCCGTGATCTGGGTAGGGACCGAGAGCAACCAAGAAGCAGCGGTCCTGTCAGAGACCAAGAGCATCCAATGAGCCGTGATCCGGTTAGCCAGCGAGCGCAACCAAGAAGCGGCGGTCCTGTCAGAGAGCATCCAAGGAGCCGTGATCCACCTAGCCGGCAAGAGCATCCAAGGAGCCGTGATCTGGTTAGGGACCGAGAGCAACCAAGAAGCGGCGGTCCTGTTAGGCACCAGGAGCATCCAAGGAGCCGTGATCCGATTAAGGACCGAGATCGTCCAAGGAGTCGTGATCCTCAGAGAACCACTGATCTGTCAAGAGACCGAGATTATGCAAAAAGCAGTGAACTACAAAGGGGCAGAGATCCCACCAGGGGAAGAGAATCTTCAAGAAGCCAGGAACGCTATAAACATGGAAGTGATTATAACCATCATGCAGGAACATCCCATGATGGCTCCAGCAGTTCTTCAAACTATCACGTTCGGGAAGACGCAAGATTCCGTACCTCTTCGGCTGAAAGAGGAAGTCCCTTGctaggcctgcaacaccacaaGGAGCAACCTAGGATGGGATCACTTTCTAGAGAGCTCCATGGACAAAGGGCAGTGGATGATACAGACTTCAGAATGGATGAGAGCAATAGGGCAAGAGCCTCCATTCATGACTGGGAGGAGGAGATGCAAACTAGAGGGAGTCACGGTGGTGTGCTGAGACAAGGAGACGTTCTGAAAAGAAATGCTCAACATAGGAGCCCAAGCTATCCTGGAACTAGAATGGATTTTGCCGAGACCCTCAAGATCAAAGTGGACATGAGTCGTCCTGTGGGCCAGAGCAG CCAGTTGGGCTATTCCTCTGAAAGGCAGTTGTCACTCGATTTGGTCAATGTGGGTCGACAGCGTCTCGACTTCCTGCCCATGCTGGAGCACTCTGGGACGTTCAGGGAGACGCCGATGCACTCTGGGACCTTCGCGCAAGAGATCATCACTCTGGTGCATCAAGTCAAAG AAAATTATTTTCAGGGTTATGGTGTCACGCTTAATGAACGGTTCTCTAACGAACAAGAGTATTCTATGGTGGATGAGTTTGCAGAAGACGAGCAGGAGACGGAGGGACTCGTGAACAG GCCACTCAGTTCCACATCTTTAGACACTCAGATTTTCTGCAAGATTGCGCCGATGCAG TCCCAGAGGAAGCCGCACGTTCCTGCTCCTGGAGATCTCCGGCACGACCTGGAGAGGAAAAGACAGGAGAGACTGGAAGGTGTGAAGATCACGATCGCTGGAGGAAGCTTCTCTCAGATACTGCCTCAGAG TCAGGAGAACGAGTCCACATACGTGGTCGACGAAGACCCGCGTGAGACAGGCTGGTCCGAAGAGGCGCCTCAGCGAACCGAACACTGG AACGACCCTCGTCCGAAAAGACCCGCCCAGAATTTCACCGCCAAACGGAACCGCGTCCGGAATCGACCCGGCCAGCGCACGAAAAGGAACGCGAATAACG GCGCCCGATGGTGA
- the map7d2b gene encoding MAP7 domain-containing protein 2: MECRDGLPLFRYTHVHRVCTASREKELLEKEQRSRKQYERSLEERGRRLEEQRQREERRRAAVEQKRRQRGEEEKEHLEELMRRSEDRGPPLEQRPKRWTWGGPPRACEGNPKIAPPSSAASSILANEPASLLSANQSKAVPDFMIPPDCPELDLIACLSSSNSSAALAQTRGRGKCNSFHYQTSAIILSSHHPCMTSDPPLSFLCPRLASPSPHRSPYKASPSRAERRKTSSPSGPLEESQGAATTPKTPQTEKQAGVVTESSAKQLESPMTPTKSLAGCKKPSTPKRSRSCKSRIQSPCSPGQYPSSPMRHRAVTPGAESNKRLDGEDKGLESKNSSTLDRKTTKTEKIPKSTSRELGHNGESPVTPTGKAGTTDAEEASRVLAEKRRLARVQKEQEEKQRLEEERLKAEEFERKQAEERERQEQAAQQAEKERQRQEEERRKKDEDDKRQKERRLKDLQDQLDREREEAYQRVQREAERKQLEREQLKLQEEQERLQRKKRIEEIMKRTRKTDVEPKKDDTHVESSSSVIESVSVLESADAGQINGPSIRSSESSTFAEFKRGFSSSVMAGSPVITLQPLEAKGSAADDLSDGVQSMDVSPVSREELMQEYSPVSESSENLMRNPQALDLLHLTGEAAYPKAGDCNKNLIQSFSSTAADSALIQGLGPSMDKLTV, translated from the exons ATGGAATGCAGAGATGGTCTGCCGTTATTTCGATATACCCACGTTCACCGTGTGTGTACAGCATCTCGGGAGAAGGAGCTGTTGGAGAAGGAGCAGCGCTCCCGTAAGCAGTATGAGCGCTCCCTGGAGGAGCGAGGGAGGCGTCTGGAGGAGCAGCGGCAGAGAGAGGAGCGTCGCAGAGCTGCTGTGGAGCAGAAGAGGAGGCAGCGTGGTGAGGAGGAGAAG GAGCACCTGGAGGAGCTGATGCGGCGCTCGGAGGACCGCGGCCCCCCGCTGGAGCAGAGACCCAAGCGCTGGACATGGGGCGGCCCGCCACGAGCCTGCGAGG GTAATCCTAAGATTGCCCCGCCCTCTTCTGCTGCTTCCTCCATCTTAGCCAATGAGCCTGCTTCTCTCCTGTCTGCCAACCAATCCAAAGCCG TACCAGACTTCATGATTCCGCCGGACTGTCCAGAGCTGGACCTGATCGCCTGCCTTTCCTCCTCTAACTCCTCAGCTGCTTTAGCACAAACAAGAGGGAGAGGCAAGTGTAATTCATTCCACTACCAAACATCAGCCATTATTCTGTCCTCTCATCATCCCTGTATGACCTCTGACCCTCCGCTGTCGTTCCTTTGTCCTCGTTTAGCCTCACCCAGCCCCCACAGGTCTCCGTATAAGGCCTCACCGAGCAGAGCCGAGCGCAGGAAGACCAGCTCCCCATCTGGACCATTGGAGGAATCCCAAGGGGCCGCCACGACCCCCAAAACCCCCCAG acagagaaacaagcCGGCGTGGTCACTGAGTCCTCAGCAAAGCAACTCGAATCTCCCATGACGCCCACCAAGAGCTTAGCTGGCTGCAAGAAGCCCAGTACACCCAAAAG GTCCAGGTCATGTAAGAGCCGTATCCAGTCTCCGTGTTCTCCCGGCCAATACCCCAGCTCACCTATGAGGCACAGAGCCGTGACCCCGGGTGCAGAGAGCAACAAGAGGCTGGATGGAGAGGACAAAGGACTGGAGAGTAAAAACTCCAGCACTCTGGATAGGAAAACAACAAAGACTGAAAAGATTCCCAAATCTACAAGCAGAGAACTCGGACATAACGGAG aGTCTCCAGTGACTCCGACTGGAAAAGCTGGAACCACTGATGCTGAGGAGGCCTCCAGAGTGCTGGCTGAGAAACGGCGGCTGGCCAGAGTGCAGAAGGAACAAGAGGAGAAACAGCGACTGGAAGAAGAGAG GCTTAAGGCCGAGGAGTTTGAGAGGAAGCAGGCGGAGGAGCGGGAGCGACAGGAGCAGGCGGCTCAGCAGGCGGAGAAGGAGCGGCAGAGGCAAGAGGAAGAACGCAGGAAGAAAGACGAAGATGACAAGCGGCAGAAGGAAAGACGTTTGAAAGACCTCCAGGATCAGCTGGACAGAGAG AGGGAGGAGGCTTACCAGAGGGTGCAGAGGGAGGCGGAGAGGAAGCAGCTAGAAAGAGAGCAGCTGAAACTGCaggaagagcaagagagacTGCAGAGGaagaag CGCATCGAGGAGATCATGAAAAGGACAAGGAAAACTGACGTGGAGCCGAAg AAAGATGACACGCACGTCGAGTCAAGCTCCTCCGTGATAGAGTCGGTCTCTGTCTTGGAGTCTGCAG atgctgGACAGATTAATGGTCCCTCCATCAGGTCCTCAGAAAGCTCCACTTTTGCCGAGTTTAAGAGAGGATTCTCTTCGTCCGTCATGGCTGGCTCACCCGTGATAACCTTACAGCCTCTGGAAGCTAAGGGGAGTGCGGCTGATGATCTTTCAGATGGTGTCCAGTCCATGGATGTCAG CCCAGTCTCTAGAGAGGAGCTGATGCAAGAATACTCTCCTGTCAGCGAGAGCTCAGAGAACCTCATGAGGAACCCCCAGGCGCTGGATCTCCTGCATCTCACCGGAGAAGCTGCATATCCTAAAGCTGGGGACTGCAACAAAAACCTGATCCAGAGCTTCAGCAGCACCGCTGCAGACTCGGCGCTCATCCAGGGTCTCGGGCCGAGCATGGATAAGCTCACTGTCTAG